One genomic segment of Flavobacteriaceae bacterium includes these proteins:
- a CDS encoding transposase, with amino-acid sequence MDTYIDLLKLILPELLVEHFDLSKHSVENEVMHLYFEERNIVPKEESERILIAHGFHKELTIQDFPLRGNTVYLHIKRRRWLDRKTKQIVQRDWNLVAQGTRMTEQFAAFLKEISR; translated from the coding sequence TTGGATACTTATATAGATTTACTAAAATTAATTTTACCAGAGTTGTTAGTTGAACATTTTGATTTGTCAAAACATAGTGTTGAAAATGAAGTGATGCATTTGTATTTTGAAGAACGTAACATAGTTCCCAAAGAAGAATCAGAACGTATCTTGATAGCTCACGGATTTCATAAAGAGCTTACCATTCAAGACTTTCCATTACGAGGCAACACAGTATATCTTCACATTAAACGTCGTAGATGGTTAGATAGGAAGACCAAACAAATTGTACAAAGAGATTGGAATTTAGTAGCACAGGGGACTCGAATGACAGAGCAGTTCGCTGCTTTTTTAAAAGAAATTAGTAGATAG
- a CDS encoding DUF3380 domain-containing protein, translating into MTTLRKGSTGEDVRKLQQLLNQSGYNLTVDGIFGDGTENAVKKFQQENGLAIDGIVGPATWDALTEVSSGNDLISCRKLTETAIEEVALQLQIEVAAMKAVCEVESNGEGFLPDGRPKILFEGHIFWRELEKAGMNPEDYVVGNENVLYPSWVRDYYGEDQYMRLNKAMNIQETAALASASWGMFQIMGFNYKACHFDTVTYYVMTQYISEDEHLKAFAGFIETNNLVRHLQNKDWAAFAYGYNGPGYAENQYDVKLAAAYEKYSA; encoded by the coding sequence ATGACTACTTTAAGAAAAGGCTCTACAGGAGAAGACGTACGAAAACTTCAGCAATTATTGAATCAGTCAGGATATAATTTGACTGTTGACGGAATTTTTGGTGACGGTACAGAAAATGCCGTAAAAAAATTTCAACAAGAAAATGGATTGGCAATAGATGGAATAGTGGGACCTGCTACATGGGACGCATTAACGGAAGTTTCCTCCGGAAATGATCTTATTTCCTGCCGGAAACTTACAGAAACAGCTATTGAGGAGGTTGCACTGCAATTGCAGATAGAAGTGGCTGCCATGAAAGCCGTCTGTGAAGTAGAATCTAATGGGGAAGGATTTTTACCTGACGGTAGGCCTAAGATTTTATTTGAAGGACATATTTTTTGGCGTGAGTTGGAAAAAGCAGGAATGAATCCTGAAGATTATGTTGTCGGTAACGAAAATGTATTGTATCCTAGTTGGGTAAGAGATTATTACGGAGAAGATCAATACATGCGGTTGAACAAGGCCATGAACATACAGGAAACCGCTGCATTGGCATCTGCTTCATGGGGAATGTTTCAAATTATGGGGTTTAATTATAAAGCCTGTCATTTTGATACCGTAACCTATTATGTCATGACACAGTACATTAGTGAAGACGAGCATTTAAAAGCCTTTGCCGGATTTATTGAAACCAATAATTTGGTACGACATCTGCAAAACAAGGATTGGGCAGCTTTTGCCTACGGTTATAACGGTCCGGG
- a CDS encoding DDE transposase, with the protein MGRFYGVDGKKLGRQYRDYLSEFKQWKQKKHAKEWHVFPENIGAYLSIDETALSKGELYTIITNKKAKGKKGAIVGVFAGTKIEPIIEQLLKISSKKRNKVKEITLDMANSMKNIAKTCFPKAIQVTDRFHVQKLALEALQDIRIKHRWNAIDLENDLIKLAKTKGKEYQPEIFDNGDTRKQLLARSRYLLYKSPEKWTQNQYLRSKILFEKYPDIQKAFNLNQSLRNIFNTAKSIQIAYTKLAHWYNDVEKSGFKAFNTIANTISINYRSILNYFINRSTNASAESFNAKIKAFRAQFRGVKNVEFFLFRLTQIFA; encoded by the coding sequence ATAGGTAGATTTTACGGAGTTGATGGTAAAAAACTTGGACGTCAATATCGTGATTATTTAAGTGAGTTTAAACAATGGAAACAAAAAAAACATGCTAAAGAGTGGCATGTTTTTCCTGAAAATATAGGTGCTTATTTATCTATTGATGAAACAGCATTGTCTAAAGGAGAACTCTACACCATTATTACCAATAAAAAAGCCAAAGGTAAAAAAGGAGCTATTGTAGGGGTTTTTGCAGGCACTAAGATAGAACCCATTATAGAACAGTTACTTAAAATATCCTCTAAAAAAAGAAACAAAGTCAAAGAAATTACACTAGATATGGCGAACTCTATGAAAAATATAGCCAAAACATGTTTCCCTAAGGCCATACAAGTAACTGATAGATTCCATGTGCAAAAACTAGCTCTAGAAGCGCTACAAGATATTAGAATAAAACATCGATGGAATGCAATAGACCTAGAAAATGACCTAATCAAGTTAGCAAAAACAAAAGGTAAAGAGTATCAACCTGAGATATTTGACAATGGGGACACTAGAAAACAACTCTTAGCTAGAAGTAGATATTTACTCTATAAATCTCCTGAAAAATGGACACAAAATCAATATCTAAGAAGCAAAATACTTTTTGAAAAATATCCTGATATTCAAAAGGCTTTTAACTTAAATCAGAGCCTTAGAAATATATTCAATACAGCTAAATCAATACAAATTGCATATACAAAACTAGCACATTGGTATAATGATGTAGAAAAATCTGGTTTTAAAGCTTTTAATACAATAGCAAATACAATTTCTATAAATTATCGGTCAATACTCAATTATTTTATCAATCGGAGTACAAATGCTTCTGCTGAATCTTTTAATGCTAAGATTAAAGCCTTTAGAGCGCAGTTTAGAGGTGTTAAAAATGTAGAATTCTTCCTGTTCAGATTAACACAAATTTTTGCCTAA